The Lysinibacillus pakistanensis genome includes a window with the following:
- a CDS encoding bifunctional 3-deoxy-7-phosphoheptulonate synthase/chorismate mutase, whose product MSQKDLESLRSQIDDLNLEILRLINERAAVVNEIGKIKEKQGVNRYDPLRERHMLDLIKEHNQGPLNQMTVDYIFKQIFKTALKQLEADKKKELLVSRKKKSEDTVININGELIGQGKPSFVFGPCAVESYEQVAAVAASIKAKGEKLIRGGAYKPRTSPYDFQGLGLEGLKILKRVSEEYGLGVITEIVTPGHLEEALDYIDVIQIGARNMQNFELLKAAGATNKPVLLKRGLAATIDEFIHAAEYIMSKGNENIILCERGIRTYEKATRNTLDISAVPVLKQETHLPVFVDVTHSTGRRDLLLPCAKAAIAIGADGVMAEVHPDPSVALSDSQQQMDIPTFDAFYETLQKFMKNYEIHA is encoded by the coding sequence ATGAGCCAAAAAGATTTAGAAAGCTTACGTAGTCAAATAGACGACTTAAACCTAGAAATTCTTCGTCTAATTAACGAACGTGCAGCTGTAGTGAATGAAATCGGTAAAATTAAAGAAAAACAAGGTGTGAATCGCTATGATCCGCTACGTGAAAGACACATGCTTGATCTTATTAAAGAACACAATCAGGGTCCATTAAACCAAATGACGGTTGATTATATATTTAAACAAATCTTTAAAACTGCTTTAAAACAACTTGAAGCAGATAAGAAGAAGGAATTGCTTGTATCTCGTAAGAAAAAATCAGAAGATACAGTGATCAATATCAATGGTGAGTTAATTGGCCAAGGAAAACCATCTTTCGTATTTGGACCTTGTGCTGTAGAATCATACGAGCAAGTTGCAGCAGTAGCAGCATCTATTAAAGCAAAAGGTGAAAAATTGATTCGTGGTGGTGCATACAAGCCACGTACTTCTCCATATGACTTCCAAGGACTTGGATTAGAAGGTCTTAAAATATTAAAACGTGTGTCAGAGGAATACGGTTTAGGTGTCATTACGGAAATTGTTACACCAGGTCATTTAGAGGAAGCATTAGATTATATCGATGTGATCCAAATTGGTGCACGTAATATGCAAAACTTCGAGTTATTAAAAGCAGCAGGTGCAACAAACAAACCTGTCCTATTAAAACGAGGCTTAGCAGCAACAATCGATGAATTCATTCACGCAGCAGAATACATTATGTCTAAAGGGAATGAAAACATCATCCTGTGTGAGCGCGGTATCCGTACTTATGAGAAAGCTACACGTAACACATTAGATATTTCAGCTGTACCAGTTTTAAAACAAGAAACACATTTGCCAGTATTCGTAGATGTTACACATTCAACAGGACGTCGTGATTTATTATTACCATGTGCGAAAGCAGCTATTGCAATTGGTGCTGATGGTGTAATGGCTGAAGTGCATCCAGATCCATCTGTAGCACTTTCAGACTCACAACAGCAAATGGATATCCCTACATTTGACGCATTCTATGAAACACTGCAAAAATTCATGAAAAACTATGAAATTCATGCTTAA
- a CDS encoding cell division FtsA domain-containing protein — protein MSSKLFALDIGTRSVVGIILTENNDHFHVEDILVKEHKERAMVDGQIHNVMYVADLINEIKHELEDKHGSLTKVSVAAAGRSLKTEQASVTINIRNRPIFTEEDISRLELQAVQQAQQQLLQQKEDAKISHYYCVGYSVLYYRLDGEEIGSLLDQQGDEAQIEVIATFLPRVVVESLIAALKRADLEMDALTLEPIAAINVLIPPTMRRLNVALVDIGAGTSDIAITDKSTVVAYGMVPTAGDEITEALSDHYLLDFPVAEKAKRQLQTEEEILIQDILGFDQYFSKEEVLKAIDPAVKQLAKAIGEEILRLNNRTAPKAVMLVGGGSLTPNLTTELGAVLDLPENRIAVRGIDAIQNLTKEDHIKASPELVTPIGIAIAAKKMPIQYMSLTVNDQVVRLFELKEMTVADAFLAANIRAKQLYGKPGLGLSVSVNGQDIFIPGGHGQPAEILVNGQQASTKTMIKTGDAIQLIEGQDGQPAVATVRDIVDNAAIKTIMIQHTKYVIEPKITVNGSPASLDSALKDRDVVAFEIADTVEEIFKLTNNWALLKQFESFYIQVDGKPLYLPEFSAQLMINDKPAKLSYAVQDEDSITFQQQALPTVQRIADQMNILLEDNIIIHFQNEMLELKKMANEVLVNNSVVSPLSTVPNGATVSFIEKDRSRWIYQDVFRFSNWQLPTTFKGNFTILRNGQPANFDMEIFGGDKLEILLEEATIF, from the coding sequence TTGAGTTCAAAACTATTTGCACTTGATATTGGAACACGTTCAGTTGTCGGCATTATCTTAACTGAAAATAATGACCACTTTCACGTCGAAGATATTTTAGTGAAAGAACATAAAGAACGTGCTATGGTCGATGGTCAAATACATAATGTCATGTATGTGGCAGATTTAATTAATGAAATAAAGCATGAGCTTGAGGATAAACATGGTAGCTTAACAAAAGTAAGTGTAGCTGCAGCTGGTCGCTCATTGAAAACAGAACAGGCGAGCGTGACCATTAATATACGAAATCGCCCAATTTTCACTGAGGAGGATATAAGCCGATTAGAACTACAAGCTGTACAACAAGCTCAGCAGCAGCTTTTGCAGCAGAAAGAGGATGCAAAAATAAGTCACTACTATTGTGTAGGCTATTCTGTTCTATATTATCGATTAGATGGTGAGGAAATTGGTAGCTTACTTGATCAACAAGGAGATGAGGCGCAAATTGAAGTGATTGCCACGTTTCTACCCCGAGTAGTCGTAGAATCACTTATTGCTGCACTAAAACGTGCTGATTTAGAAATGGACGCACTTACTTTAGAGCCAATTGCAGCTATTAACGTGCTTATTCCTCCAACAATGCGCCGTTTAAATGTTGCACTTGTTGATATCGGCGCAGGAACATCAGATATTGCCATCACTGATAAAAGCACAGTCGTTGCCTATGGGATGGTACCTACAGCTGGAGATGAAATTACGGAGGCATTGAGCGATCACTATTTACTTGACTTCCCAGTAGCTGAAAAAGCAAAAAGACAATTACAAACAGAAGAGGAAATTTTAATTCAGGATATCTTAGGCTTTGATCAATATTTCTCAAAAGAAGAAGTTCTTAAAGCAATTGATCCAGCTGTCAAACAACTTGCTAAAGCCATAGGAGAAGAAATATTACGACTTAATAATCGCACCGCTCCTAAGGCTGTCATGCTTGTTGGGGGTGGAAGCTTAACACCAAACCTAACAACTGAACTTGGGGCAGTATTAGACTTACCAGAAAATCGTATTGCCGTTCGAGGAATAGATGCCATACAAAATCTAACGAAGGAAGATCATATTAAAGCATCACCTGAATTGGTGACGCCAATTGGTATTGCCATTGCGGCAAAAAAAATGCCGATTCAATATATGAGCCTTACTGTGAATGATCAAGTGGTTCGTCTTTTTGAATTAAAAGAAATGACCGTTGCTGATGCTTTTTTAGCTGCAAATATTCGTGCAAAACAATTGTATGGAAAGCCAGGGCTTGGATTGTCAGTTAGCGTAAATGGACAAGATATTTTCATCCCTGGTGGTCACGGACAGCCTGCGGAAATTTTAGTAAATGGACAGCAAGCTTCTACTAAAACAATGATTAAAACTGGGGACGCTATCCAACTAATTGAAGGTCAAGACGGGCAGCCAGCAGTAGCAACTGTAAGAGATATTGTTGACAATGCAGCTATCAAAACGATAATGATTCAACATACAAAATATGTCATTGAACCAAAAATTACAGTAAATGGTTCCCCTGCCTCACTCGATAGTGCGTTAAAGGATCGGGATGTTGTTGCTTTTGAAATCGCAGATACAGTTGAAGAAATATTTAAGCTAACAAATAATTGGGCTTTATTAAAGCAATTTGAATCCTTTTATATTCAAGTAGATGGAAAACCACTTTACCTACCTGAGTTTTCCGCACAGCTAATGATAAACGATAAGCCAGCTAAACTGTCATATGCAGTACAGGATGAAGACAGCATTACTTTTCAGCAGCAAGCATTACCAACCGTACAACGAATAGCTGATCAAATGAATATTTTACTAGAGGATAACATCATCATTCATTTCCAGAACGAGATGCTGGAGCTGAAAAAGATGGCTAATGAGGTGCTCGTCAACAATAGCGTTGTTTCACCACTGTCAACGGTGCCAAATGGAGCGACAGTTTCATTTATAGAGAAGGATCGAAGCCGTTGGATCTACCAAGATGTCTTCCGTTTCTCTAACTGGCAGCTACCCACAACATTTAAAGGAAACTTCACCATTTTACGAAATGGACAACCTGCTAACTTTGATATGGAAATCTTCGGTGGGGATAAATTAGAAATTTTATTGGAGGAGGCAACTATCTTCTAA
- a CDS encoding YtxH domain-containing protein, translating to MSTQKPNFNEVKEQQLESSLPQLYHPQESIYEEERVNMKDFVIGALVGGIVGAAAGLLLAPKSGKDLRSDVAVQAVNLKDKSADFSTTAKDKTVQLSKQIQEQSTHLVEKVKTLKTAKAPTVFDDGTVSFEGEEPLEDYAPNEEPQAEEAAETKEQAEEKNEEVRA from the coding sequence ATGTCAACTCAAAAGCCAAATTTTAACGAAGTGAAGGAACAACAGCTTGAAAGTTCATTGCCACAGCTTTATCATCCGCAAGAATCTATTTATGAAGAGGAGCGTGTGAACATGAAAGATTTTGTTATTGGCGCATTAGTTGGGGGTATAGTTGGTGCAGCTGCCGGCTTACTACTAGCTCCAAAATCAGGAAAGGATTTACGGAGTGATGTAGCTGTACAAGCTGTAAATTTAAAAGATAAGAGTGCGGATTTTTCAACGACAGCAAAAGATAAAACGGTTCAATTGTCGAAACAAATACAAGAGCAATCTACACATTTAGTAGAGAAAGTAAAAACGTTAAAAACTGCAAAAGCGCCGACTGTATTTGACGACGGAACTGTTTCATTCGAGGGTGAGGAACCGTTAGAGGATTATGCTCCTAATGAAGAGCCTCAAGCAGAAGAGGCAGCTGAAACAAAGGAACAAGCCGAAGAAAAAAATGAAGAGGTTCGAGCTTAA
- a CDS encoding DUF948 domain-containing protein, with protein sequence MEVILYIAAIIAAIGFLILCVSVGMTLFSLKSILNSLAGTLSGIEGQMEGITRETTSLLTKTNSLAEDIQQKSEQLNSVVHAVKGIGDSVNGLNTSVQHITSSISKSVEQNEEKIAQVVQWSNVAMGIADKWKKRKVIEQVQEESYVFEAEQSDKPKRKWGRKK encoded by the coding sequence ATGGAAGTCATTTTGTATATTGCGGCGATTATAGCAGCAATCGGTTTTTTAATTTTATGTGTGAGTGTCGGCATGACGCTATTCTCGCTTAAATCCATTCTAAACAGCTTAGCAGGAACTTTATCAGGTATTGAAGGACAAATGGAAGGTATTACACGTGAAACGACTTCCTTATTAACCAAAACGAATAGTTTGGCAGAGGATATTCAGCAAAAATCAGAACAGTTAAATTCTGTTGTTCATGCAGTCAAAGGAATTGGTGACTCCGTGAACGGTTTAAATACGTCTGTACAGCATATTACTTCCTCTATTTCAAAAAGTGTAGAACAAAATGAGGAAAAAATTGCACAGGTTGTTCAATGGAGTAATGTTGCAATGGGTATTGCTGATAAATGGAAGAAGCGTAAAGTAATTGAGCAGGTTCAAGAAGAAAGCTATGTTTTTGAAGCCGAGCAATCAGACAAGCCTAAAAGAAAATGGGGTCGTAAAAAGTGA
- the murC gene encoding UDP-N-acetylmuramate--L-alanine ligase gives MTVFHFTGIKGSGMSSLAQILFDAGEQVQGSDVDKYFFTEQPLRERNIPIFTFNPDNIKEGMTIIAGNAFPDDHPELVRAREIGVEIIRYHKFLGEYIGNYTSIAITGAHGKTSTTGLMSHVVGGYKPTSYLIGDGTGAGHENAEFFVMEACEYRRHFLAYNPDYAVMTNIDFDHPDYFANIEDVYSAFQSLALQVKKAIIACGDDEHLQRIQAKVPVVYYGFGEENDFEARNVDKTTEGTKFDVFVRNEFYSTFFIPLFGDHAVLNTLAVITLCQYEGISPDIIQERLNSYKGVKRRFTETDIGNNVLIDDYAHHPTEIRATIQSARQKFPERELVAVFQPHTFTRTQAFLQDFADSLSLADTAYLCDIFGSARETQGALSIHDLASLIEGSAVITTEGIGILTKHEGAVFLFMGAGDVHKFQDAFENVLKNNETA, from the coding sequence ATGACAGTTTTTCATTTCACAGGCATTAAAGGTTCTGGCATGAGTTCACTTGCACAAATCTTATTTGATGCTGGTGAACAAGTACAGGGCTCAGATGTTGATAAATATTTCTTCACAGAACAGCCGTTACGTGAACGTAATATTCCAATTTTTACATTTAATCCAGATAATATTAAAGAAGGTATGACAATTATTGCAGGAAATGCTTTTCCTGATGATCATCCTGAATTAGTGCGAGCACGAGAAATTGGTGTAGAGATTATTCGCTATCATAAGTTCCTAGGGGAATACATTGGAAATTATACATCAATTGCCATTACAGGTGCACATGGTAAAACTTCAACAACTGGCTTAATGTCACATGTTGTCGGAGGATATAAACCCACTTCTTATTTAATCGGTGATGGAACAGGAGCTGGGCATGAAAATGCAGAATTCTTTGTGATGGAAGCGTGTGAATACCGCCGTCACTTCTTAGCATATAATCCAGATTACGCTGTCATGACTAATATCGATTTTGACCATCCAGATTATTTTGCTAATATAGAGGATGTTTATTCTGCCTTTCAATCATTGGCTTTACAGGTGAAAAAAGCAATTATTGCTTGTGGTGATGATGAACATTTACAACGTATTCAAGCAAAGGTACCTGTTGTTTATTATGGCTTTGGAGAAGAGAATGATTTTGAAGCACGTAATGTGGATAAAACAACAGAGGGTACTAAATTTGATGTTTTCGTGCGCAATGAATTTTACAGTACATTCTTTATCCCATTGTTTGGGGATCATGCAGTTTTAAATACATTAGCTGTTATTACACTTTGCCAGTATGAAGGTATCTCACCAGACATTATCCAGGAACGTTTAAATAGTTACAAAGGTGTAAAAAGACGTTTTACAGAAACGGATATTGGCAATAATGTTTTAATAGATGACTATGCCCACCATCCAACGGAAATCCGTGCAACGATTCAATCAGCTCGTCAAAAATTTCCGGAGCGTGAGCTAGTAGCTGTTTTCCAACCACATACATTTACACGTACACAAGCTTTTTTACAGGATTTCGCGGATAGTCTAAGTCTTGCAGATACAGCATATTTATGTGATATATTTGGCTCTGCAAGAGAAACACAAGGCGCGCTATCCATCCATGATTTGGCGTCGTTAATTGAAGGCAGTGCAGTGATTACCACTGAAGGAATTGGAATCTTAACAAAACATGAGGGCGCAGTATTTTTATTTATGGGCGCAGGCGATGTTCACAAATTCCAAGATGCTTTTGAAAACGTGTTAAAAAACAACGAAACAGCTTAG
- a CDS encoding DNA translocase FtsK: MNWFKKQINKFINKDDNEYEYEYEDMYENYDEQTEQQHVKESPASKQKTFRFPLIEDMEISPSPTSTSQPKDAFNQMEDDYYGQIEDLSLPKHLNKHIVDSSVYDVEVSGIQELLANRSKRTGRTTMTKNQPEQGYRSKASLVFRDAQNEPPTPKPKENNSSPEKTIENSMPVNRKRFVPSDVPSPVYGFAKPSPIEQLLDKRKEELDKKEFSIPTEPRVLKETTTNEAFENILEEKEPIRPVQQEVSERFEMPESFEASTKQPIMFDEDFSQEISDSNDVMQAEAELPLPQTTSFAVAFENQVKEAVQHELDVEQLTADQSEIHVKEVIVEQVQIENSTIHIGEVTVVQPPVNEVIEQEMLEDQSLEAVPKQDKSRIPFNVLMLKTDKEKWRIQQQSKKIKPSTVADKKQVAQNESSEPISIDDEHPLVPSIQEEIKHPVSTQIIGLEVEEEEGGVTAQQVEKIESSIQNSPINASSDSVSVITMAPVATMASVSTLEKTAPELDSRHEISATTDMEATSIIEHKYLSENVGLLKEEPVKKDDQEQSSNEILEGIREKKNPSKPVHVYQKPTDEYLEPPEEKTQDTEWMEQQGDTLVEALSYFQVSAQIESIMQGPAVTQFEITVSHGTKVSKIRNLADDLKLALAAKDIRIQAPIPGKSSIGIEIPNRVSRAVRLSEVTNSASFLESESPLEAALGLDLTGKPVTIDLRKMPHGLIAGATGSGKSVCINSILVSLLYKAAPHELKLMLIDPKMVELAPFNHIPHLVSPVITDVKAATAALKWAVEEMERRYQLFAHAGARDITRYNALADKNNEHSLKLPYMLIVIDELADLMMMSPADVEEAICRIAQKARACGIHLIVATQRPSVDVITGLIKSNIPTRIAFAVSSQIDSRTILDGQGAERLLGRGDMLYLGNGMSAPVRLQGTFVTDDEIESIIEHVREQGEPDYIFDQEELLKKTEISAEQDDLFEEVCRFVFEQGGASTSLIQRKYHIGYNRAARLIDMLESHGFVSEARGSKPRESYITEEDLITMFE, from the coding sequence GTGAATTGGTTTAAAAAACAAATTAATAAATTTATAAATAAAGATGACAACGAATACGAATACGAATATGAAGACATGTATGAAAACTACGATGAACAGACTGAGCAGCAACATGTGAAAGAATCACCTGCATCAAAACAAAAAACTTTTCGTTTCCCGTTAATTGAGGATATGGAAATCTCACCTTCTCCAACATCTACATCGCAACCAAAAGATGCATTCAATCAAATGGAAGATGATTATTATGGACAAATCGAAGACTTATCACTGCCAAAGCATTTAAATAAACATATTGTAGATTCAAGTGTTTATGATGTGGAGGTTTCTGGTATTCAGGAATTATTAGCTAATCGTTCAAAGCGAACTGGCAGAACAACCATGACAAAAAATCAACCTGAGCAGGGGTACCGTTCAAAAGCAAGTCTAGTTTTTCGGGATGCGCAAAATGAGCCACCAACACCTAAACCAAAAGAGAATAATAGCTCACCAGAAAAAACGATAGAAAATAGTATGCCTGTTAATCGAAAACGTTTTGTACCGAGTGATGTACCTTCGCCAGTTTATGGATTTGCCAAGCCTAGTCCTATCGAACAATTATTGGATAAACGCAAGGAAGAACTCGACAAAAAGGAGTTTTCAATACCTACAGAGCCTAGGGTTTTAAAAGAAACGACAACAAATGAGGCTTTCGAAAATATACTAGAAGAAAAAGAGCCAATTCGCCCAGTACAGCAAGAGGTCTCTGAACGATTTGAAATGCCAGAATCCTTTGAAGCATCAACGAAGCAACCGATTATGTTTGATGAAGATTTTTCACAAGAAATAAGCGATTCTAACGATGTAATGCAAGCAGAAGCAGAATTACCCCTTCCACAAACAACCTCTTTTGCTGTTGCGTTTGAGAATCAAGTAAAAGAAGCTGTTCAGCATGAATTGGATGTCGAGCAACTTACTGCGGACCAATCAGAAATTCATGTGAAGGAAGTTATTGTGGAGCAGGTTCAAATTGAAAATTCTACAATTCATATTGGTGAAGTAACAGTAGTTCAACCACCAGTAAATGAAGTTATTGAGCAGGAAATGTTAGAAGATCAATCATTAGAGGCTGTCCCTAAGCAAGATAAAAGTCGTATTCCTTTTAATGTATTAATGTTAAAAACGGATAAAGAGAAATGGCGAATTCAACAACAATCTAAAAAAATAAAGCCATCTACAGTTGCTGATAAAAAGCAAGTTGCGCAAAACGAGTCTTCTGAACCGATAAGCATTGATGACGAGCATCCATTAGTACCATCCATACAAGAAGAAATAAAACACCCAGTTTCTACTCAGATTATTGGATTAGAGGTAGAGGAAGAGGAAGGCGGAGTAACAGCTCAACAGGTGGAGAAAATAGAGTCATCTATTCAAAATTCTCCAATCAATGCTTCGTCAGATAGTGTCTCTGTCATTACAATGGCACCAGTAGCAACAATGGCTAGCGTATCAACCTTAGAAAAGACAGCTCCAGAATTAGATAGTCGACATGAAATTTCAGCAACTACTGATATGGAGGCAACATCAATCATCGAACATAAATATCTCAGTGAAAATGTTGGGTTGCTAAAGGAAGAGCCTGTTAAAAAAGACGATCAAGAGCAGTCATCAAACGAAATTCTCGAAGGAATTCGAGAGAAGAAAAATCCTTCAAAGCCTGTTCATGTGTATCAAAAGCCGACAGATGAATATTTAGAGCCACCTGAGGAAAAAACACAAGACACGGAGTGGATGGAGCAGCAGGGAGATACCTTAGTTGAAGCACTTTCATATTTCCAAGTATCTGCTCAAATTGAGTCCATCATGCAAGGACCTGCTGTCACGCAATTTGAAATAACAGTAAGCCATGGAACAAAGGTTAGTAAGATCCGTAATTTGGCTGATGATTTAAAGCTAGCATTAGCAGCGAAGGATATTCGAATTCAAGCGCCTATCCCTGGAAAGAGTTCTATTGGAATTGAGATTCCGAACCGTGTCTCTCGCGCTGTTCGATTATCAGAAGTAACAAATAGTGCCTCCTTCCTTGAATCAGAATCACCATTAGAAGCTGCTTTGGGTCTGGATTTAACTGGGAAACCCGTAACAATCGATTTACGTAAAATGCCCCATGGTTTAATTGCAGGGGCAACAGGTTCAGGAAAATCAGTTTGTATAAATTCGATTTTGGTTAGTTTGTTATATAAAGCTGCTCCTCATGAATTAAAGCTAATGCTGATTGACCCTAAAATGGTAGAGCTGGCTCCGTTTAATCATATTCCTCATCTAGTTAGCCCTGTTATTACAGATGTTAAGGCAGCTACAGCTGCATTAAAATGGGCAGTAGAGGAGATGGAGCGACGCTATCAGTTATTTGCTCATGCAGGTGCACGTGATATTACACGGTATAATGCTTTAGCAGATAAAAATAATGAACATAGCCTTAAATTGCCTTACATGCTTATTGTCATTGATGAGTTAGCTGATTTAATGATGATGTCTCCAGCTGATGTTGAGGAAGCGATTTGTCGTATTGCACAAAAGGCACGTGCATGTGGTATCCATTTAATTGTTGCAACACAAAGACCGTCTGTTGACGTGATTACAGGTCTAATTAAATCAAATATTCCTACACGTATTGCCTTTGCAGTATCTTCACAAATAGATTCTCGCACAATTTTAGATGGGCAAGGAGCAGAAAGATTACTTGGACGAGGCGATATGCTATATTTAGGGAACGGTATGTCCGCACCAGTTCGGTTACAGGGGACATTTGTGACTGATGATGAAATCGAGTCCATTATTGAACATGTCCGTGAGCAGGGTGAGCCTGATTATATTTTTGATCAGGAGGAGCTTTTGAAGAAAACGGAGATTTCTGCAGAGCAGGATGATTTATTCGAGGAAGTTTGCCGATTTGTGTTTGAACAGGGGGGAGCTTCTACGTCCTTAATCCAGCGCAAATATCACATTGGCTATAATCGTGCTGCCCGATTAATTGATATGTTAGAATCTCATGGATTTGTGTCTGAGGCGAGAGGCAGCAAACCACGTGAAAGTTATATTACAGAAGAAGATTTAATTACTATGTTTGAATAA
- the ytpR gene encoding YtpR family tRNA-binding protein, producing MNVFYNKEYVGDVLLVQLATEAIVKTEVERAGDIAILKEAQTGEIKAFNLFNASSYVKTDAKGLVEVTPELVGQLEAAIAKNGATISLDVDFTPKFVVGLVETKDKHPNADKLSVCTVNVGEEILQIVCGAPNVEAGQKVVVAKIGAVMPSGMLIKEGNLRGVDSHGMLCSARELAIPNAPSEKGILVLPKDAEIGSAFEAPTR from the coding sequence ATGAACGTATTTTACAACAAAGAGTATGTTGGCGATGTATTGCTAGTCCAGTTAGCAACGGAGGCCATTGTAAAAACAGAAGTAGAGCGTGCTGGTGATATTGCCATTTTAAAGGAGGCTCAGACAGGCGAAATAAAAGCATTTAATTTATTTAATGCAAGCAGCTACGTAAAAACAGATGCAAAGGGACTTGTGGAAGTAACACCCGAATTAGTAGGGCAATTAGAAGCTGCTATTGCTAAAAATGGAGCTACTATTAGCTTAGATGTAGATTTTACGCCAAAATTCGTAGTGGGTCTTGTAGAGACAAAGGATAAACATCCAAATGCTGACAAGTTAAGCGTTTGTACTGTAAATGTTGGTGAGGAGATATTACAAATTGTTTGTGGAGCACCGAATGTCGAAGCAGGTCAAAAGGTTGTTGTGGCGAAAATTGGTGCAGTAATGCCTTCTGGAATGCTTATTAAAGAAGGAAATTTACGTGGTGTTGATTCACATGGAATGCTGTGCTCAGCGCGCGAACTTGCTATACCAAATGCGCCTTCAGAAAAAGGGATTTTAGTGTTACCAAAAGATGCAGAAATTGGTAGTGCGTTTGAGGCACCAACACGTTAA
- a CDS encoding DUF1444 domain-containing protein yields the protein MKQIKSEQLVSLLKQRLNEEKFNFEFDKKHDKLRLNHKKTGKGMELSLPGILAKYNEKQEAAVEEVVYTIEQTFQAMEQEKEQGFQASTQIYPVIRSTSYPKASKEGHAFITTEHTAETRIFYALDLGKTYRFLDESMLEVLQLTEEQIREMARFSVKTLPTVYKKDEVAGNIFYFVNANDGYDASRILNESFLKEMSTIIEGDMTLSVPHQDVLIIGDIRNETGYDVLAQMTMHFFTVGTVPITSLSFIYEDGELEPIFILAKNRVKKEQEKQ from the coding sequence GTGAAACAGATTAAATCAGAGCAACTTGTCTCTCTATTGAAACAACGTTTAAATGAAGAAAAATTTAATTTTGAATTTGATAAGAAGCATGATAAATTGCGCTTGAATCATAAAAAAACTGGTAAAGGGATGGAGCTATCACTTCCGGGTATTTTAGCAAAGTATAATGAAAAGCAGGAAGCTGCAGTTGAAGAGGTAGTTTATACAATTGAGCAAACCTTTCAGGCGATGGAGCAAGAAAAGGAACAAGGTTTCCAAGCATCTACTCAAATTTATCCTGTCATTCGCTCTACATCCTACCCCAAAGCCTCAAAAGAAGGACATGCATTCATTACTACGGAGCATACAGCTGAGACACGTATTTTTTATGCGCTGGATTTAGGAAAAACCTACCGTTTTCTAGATGAATCCATGTTAGAGGTCTTACAATTAACAGAAGAACAAATACGTGAAATGGCACGTTTTTCTGTGAAGACACTACCAACTGTCTATAAGAAGGATGAAGTAGCAGGGAATATTTTCTACTTTGTCAATGCGAATGACGGATATGATGCAAGCCGTATTTTAAATGAGAGCTTTTTAAAAGAAATGAGTACGATAATTGAGGGGGATATGACATTATCTGTGCCACATCAGGATGTCCTAATTATAGGTGATATTCGGAATGAAACAGGGTATGATGTATTAGCACAGATGACAATGCATTTCTTTACAGTCGGAACTGTCCCGATTACCTCATTATCTTTTATCTATGAAGATGGGGAACTAGAACCAATTTTTATATTAGCAAAAAACCGAGTGAAAAAGGAGCAAGAAAAACAATGA
- a CDS encoding DUF84 family protein produces the protein MKIAIGTTNKAKIEAVEIIVSKHLDNPSFIYIKAASQVSNQPMTHKETRLGAINRAKNAMIETGAQLSFGLEGGVTEIDGLMYVCNWGALVVANGTTYTAAGAQILLPESIAQEIRAGRELGPVMEQYTQQKDIRQGAGAVGIFTQGLVSRQVMFEHIVSLLVGQYLFTLAHE, from the coding sequence ATGAAAATCGCTATTGGAACAACAAATAAAGCAAAAATAGAAGCTGTTGAAATCATTGTTAGCAAACATTTAGATAATCCAAGTTTTATATATATCAAGGCCGCATCACAAGTATCTAATCAACCCATGACTCATAAGGAAACAAGATTAGGTGCTATCAACCGTGCTAAAAATGCGATGATTGAAACTGGCGCACAATTATCATTTGGCTTAGAGGGTGGTGTAACAGAGATTGATGGTTTAATGTATGTTTGCAATTGGGGAGCTCTCGTTGTAGCAAATGGCACTACCTATACGGCTGCTGGTGCACAAATACTATTACCAGAATCAATTGCCCAGGAAATTAGAGCTGGTAGGGAGCTAGGACCTGTGATGGAGCAATACACTCAGCAAAAGGATATTCGTCAGGGTGCAGGTGCTGTGGGTATTTTCACTCAAGGCTTAGTAAGTCGTCAGGTGATGTTTGAGCATATTGTCTCTCTTTTAGTTGGTCAATATTTGTTCACATTAGCACATGAATAG